In Alteromonas naphthalenivorans, one DNA window encodes the following:
- a CDS encoding phytanoyl-CoA dioxygenase family protein → MTPIKHPVDISESIEACAAHYGKDANAMKSYLLEGQRKALAMDNRGPLKFETDGSLATHIKDAYSKYGFYIFEGLISDKELADLEQDIELLKTQFPLKNGEKLNAQGEKALAIDALGPRLIWSKPLGDPLGGTPIANGRHQVKLFEPSAAKDAPEEAVFVLLGSLEYSDACLRAYAHPELLKVAESINGKDFAPFHECLFIKEPGLGAAVSWHQDGDTHWNSPDFDEGIHGFNFMAQVYGSTAVNGVWVVPGTHKQGKLDIKEMVAQAGSERLTEAVPLICNAGDVVICNRQIVHGSFANTGFEPRVTVNFGFHRRSSVLNVSGAGIHCAPQEFDDEHIAKRTAVLGYAIDARMKKYPEETPYVYALFANSDTQFEYNNDTKEALKDYNLLDLSI, encoded by the coding sequence ATGACACCCATAAAACACCCTGTAGATATTAGTGAATCAATTGAAGCCTGCGCGGCGCATTACGGTAAAGATGCTAACGCGATGAAAAGCTACTTGTTGGAAGGTCAGCGTAAAGCGCTTGCCATGGATAACCGCGGCCCGCTCAAGTTTGAAACAGATGGTTCTCTTGCCACCCACATTAAAGATGCTTACTCAAAATATGGCTTTTATATATTTGAGGGATTAATCTCTGATAAAGAACTCGCCGATTTAGAGCAAGACATCGAACTGCTAAAAACTCAATTTCCATTAAAAAATGGCGAAAAATTAAATGCCCAAGGAGAAAAAGCACTCGCCATTGATGCTTTAGGGCCTAGATTAATTTGGTCAAAACCACTTGGTGATCCTTTAGGCGGAACCCCTATCGCAAATGGCCGTCATCAGGTGAAATTATTTGAGCCCAGCGCCGCGAAAGATGCTCCAGAGGAAGCGGTATTTGTGCTACTCGGTTCACTTGAATATTCTGACGCTTGCTTACGTGCTTATGCACACCCGGAATTGTTAAAAGTAGCCGAATCTATTAATGGTAAAGACTTTGCGCCTTTTCATGAATGCTTGTTTATCAAAGAGCCCGGGTTAGGCGCTGCGGTATCTTGGCATCAAGACGGTGATACTCACTGGAATAGCCCAGACTTCGATGAAGGCATTCATGGTTTTAATTTTATGGCACAGGTTTACGGAAGTACCGCAGTAAACGGGGTGTGGGTAGTACCTGGTACGCATAAACAGGGCAAGCTTGATATTAAAGAAATGGTGGCGCAGGCGGGTAGCGAACGGTTAACTGAAGCGGTCCCTCTTATTTGTAATGCCGGCGATGTAGTTATTTGTAACCGTCAAATTGTACATGGCTCTTTTGCCAATACAGGCTTTGAGCCTAGAGTTACAGTGAACTTTGGATTCCATCGCCGGAGTTCGGTGTTGAATGTCAGTGGAGCCGGTATTCATTGTGCTCCGCAAGAATTCGACGACGAACATATTGCAAAGCGAACGGCGGTATTAGGTTATGCCATTGATGCTCGTATGAAAAAGTATCCAGAAGAGACACCTTATGTTTATGCATTATTTGCAAATTCCGATACCCAGTTTGAATACAACAATGATACAAAGGAAGCACTAAAAGACTACAACCTTTTAGATCTTAGTATTTAG
- a CDS encoding 2-dehydropantoate 2-reductase, with amino-acid sequence MSKTATANKANIVILGAGSIGCYLGGCLLSIGANVTLIGRARLKDQIANSGLTLTDWRGRNTKLKPADVNFTENAEVMAGADYILVCVKSGDTQEAASLIAQYENSDSLKDNPVVISFQNGVRNGQVLSECLPNHTVMKGMVPFNVLGQGDGHFHCGTEGNLCIEDTTGKSGDLVGLFAMADLPVQVYKDLSSVQWGKLLMNLNNAVNALSGRPLLEQLHENEYRKVMAVVLKEALVAMKAAGIEPAKTGKVVPKLMPYIMSLPNFLFKKVAAATLKIDPQARSSMYEDLALNRKTEVDYLNGEIVALGEAHQVSTPANTAIVKLIKAAENASDGSPRLSAATLQQAIAAT; translated from the coding sequence ATGAGCAAAACAGCGACAGCAAACAAAGCGAATATCGTCATATTGGGCGCTGGGAGCATTGGATGTTATTTAGGAGGTTGTTTGCTGTCTATTGGCGCGAATGTCACCTTAATTGGCCGTGCAAGACTTAAAGATCAAATTGCGAATAGCGGCTTAACGTTAACCGATTGGCGGGGTAGGAATACAAAGCTTAAACCGGCCGACGTTAACTTTACTGAAAATGCCGAGGTCATGGCGGGCGCTGATTATATTTTAGTGTGCGTAAAAAGCGGTGATACCCAAGAGGCCGCGTCGCTTATTGCGCAATATGAAAATAGTGACTCGTTGAAGGATAATCCTGTTGTCATCAGCTTTCAAAACGGGGTAAGAAACGGTCAAGTGCTATCAGAATGCTTACCGAATCATACCGTCATGAAAGGCATGGTTCCATTTAACGTGCTGGGGCAGGGCGACGGGCATTTTCATTGTGGCACAGAAGGGAATTTGTGTATTGAAGACACAACAGGGAAATCGGGAGATCTCGTCGGCCTGTTTGCCATGGCCGACTTGCCTGTTCAGGTGTACAAGGATTTATCTAGTGTGCAGTGGGGTAAACTGCTCATGAATTTAAATAACGCCGTTAATGCACTTTCTGGCAGGCCATTGCTTGAGCAATTGCACGAAAACGAATACCGAAAAGTAATGGCGGTTGTGCTAAAAGAAGCATTAGTCGCAATGAAAGCTGCCGGTATTGAGCCGGCTAAAACAGGTAAGGTCGTCCCTAAGCTTATGCCTTACATTATGTCTTTACCTAATTTTCTATTTAAAAAGGTGGCTGCAGCTACGTTAAAAATTGACCCTCAGGCACGCTCATCTATGTATGAGGATTTAGCGCTGAATAGAAAAACAGAAGTCGATTACCTAAATGGCGAAATTGTTGCTTTAGGTGAAGCGCATCAAGTGAGTACCCCCGCCAATACCGCAATAGTAAAACTCATTAAAGCGGCCGAAAACGCAAGCGACGGGTCGCCGAGGTTGAGCGCTGCCACTTTACAACAAGCGATAGCTGCTACCTAG
- the asd gene encoding aspartate-semialdehyde dehydrogenase, translating to MSQQKVGLVGWRGMVGSVLMQRMQEERDFAHIEPTFFTTSQKGLPAPDFAGANAGVLEDAFDIQALAKQDIIITCQGGDYTKEVYSSLRDSGWNGYWIDAASALRMKDDAVIVLDPVNRKEIDAGVESGIRTFVGGNCTVSLMLLALGGLFEKDLVEWASPMTYQAASGSGAKHMRELISQMGAIHTNVQANLDNPASAILDIDKQVAEFIRSDDYPSEQFGVPLAGSLIPYIDSQLPSGQSREEWKAQAEANKIMGLTEQPIPIDGICVRVGAMRCHSQAITIKLKQDLPVEEIEQILAQHNEWVKVVPNDRDATMQELTPAKVTGTLSIPVGRIRKLTMGPEYISAFTVGDQLLWGAAEPLRRMLRIVLGKA from the coding sequence CACAACAAAAAGTAGGTTTAGTGGGCTGGCGCGGTATGGTTGGCTCAGTGTTAATGCAGCGCATGCAAGAAGAGCGAGATTTCGCGCACATTGAACCCACATTTTTTACTACGTCGCAAAAAGGCCTTCCGGCGCCAGATTTTGCAGGTGCTAACGCTGGCGTACTAGAAGACGCATTCGATATTCAAGCGCTTGCGAAGCAAGATATTATCATTACCTGCCAAGGCGGTGATTACACCAAAGAAGTGTATTCTTCACTGCGCGACAGCGGCTGGAATGGATACTGGATAGACGCAGCGTCAGCGCTGCGCATGAAAGACGATGCGGTCATTGTTTTAGATCCTGTAAACCGCAAAGAAATTGACGCTGGCGTTGAAAGCGGCATTCGCACTTTCGTAGGTGGAAACTGCACGGTATCGTTAATGTTGTTGGCACTAGGTGGCTTATTCGAAAAGGACTTGGTTGAGTGGGCTTCACCCATGACATACCAAGCTGCCTCAGGTTCTGGCGCTAAGCATATGCGCGAACTTATTAGCCAAATGGGTGCCATTCACACTAATGTACAAGCAAATTTAGACAATCCAGCGTCTGCTATTTTAGATATCGATAAGCAAGTCGCTGAGTTTATCAGAAGCGATGATTACCCTTCTGAGCAATTTGGCGTGCCGCTAGCAGGAAGCTTAATTCCTTACATTGATTCGCAGTTGCCATCTGGGCAAAGCCGTGAAGAATGGAAAGCCCAAGCTGAAGCCAATAAGATTATGGGTTTAACTGAACAGCCTATTCCTATTGACGGAATTTGTGTACGCGTAGGCGCGATGCGTTGTCACAGTCAAGCTATCACCATCAAGTTAAAACAAGACTTGCCAGTTGAAGAAATTGAGCAAATTCTTGCCCAGCATAACGAGTGGGTGAAAGTGGTACCAAATGACCGTGATGCCACCATGCAAGAACTCACGCCAGCGAAAGTGACAGGCACATTGTCTATTCCTGTAGGTCGAATTCGTAAATTGACCATGGGGCCTGAATATATTTCAGCCTTCACCGTGGGCGATCAACTGCTATGGGGTGCTGCCGAGCCGCTTAGAAGAATGCTGCGTATAGTTCTTGGTAAGGCTTAA
- a CDS encoding VOC family protein, whose translation MAIHEKLNYVEFGTFDISSTKRFFETVFGWAFTDYGPEYTAFSNQGLDGGFFKAKHAGITENGGALLVFYSADIRQTLSKVEDAGGNVNKPIFEFPGGCRFHFIEPGGNEFAVWSEKE comes from the coding sequence ATGGCAATACATGAAAAGCTTAACTACGTTGAGTTCGGTACATTCGATATCAGTAGTACTAAGCGCTTTTTCGAAACTGTATTTGGTTGGGCGTTTACCGATTACGGCCCCGAATACACGGCATTTTCTAATCAAGGATTAGACGGGGGCTTTTTTAAAGCTAAGCATGCTGGCATTACAGAAAATGGCGGTGCGTTATTAGTTTTTTACAGTGCTGATATTAGACAAACCTTAAGCAAGGTAGAAGACGCTGGTGGCAATGTGAACAAGCCTATCTTTGAATTTCCAGGCGGTTGTCGATTTCACTTTATAGAACCTGGGGGCAATGAATTCGCGGTTTGGTCTGAAAAGGAATAG
- a CDS encoding DUF6279 family lipoprotein, translating into MKKLWLVLGFLVLTGCSSKLAYNNLDWLIYWYMDDYVELNDSQEAIFDIKLEGWIDWHREEQLALYLAQLEQITEDIKQDKLNKAVIANHLNQANEHVMTLRSKIAPELAELASRLSDDQVIYLFAAIQKENDEEQEELDEYDSMSESERLEKLIENFEEGFEDSVGDLTDEQKTKIANAAPHFARTRGNWLEYRIAMQNEARRLFASRQNTEAFQQKLTHLLTHPDDYRTEEYLARRQANREAYLSLADKLVKTMTAKQKSHLLKKLNNIIDDIKDLQDD; encoded by the coding sequence ATGAAAAAGTTATGGCTTGTTCTTGGCTTCTTAGTACTGACAGGGTGCTCGTCTAAGCTTGCATACAATAACCTCGATTGGCTTATTTATTGGTACATGGACGATTATGTAGAGCTTAACGATTCACAAGAAGCTATTTTCGATATTAAGCTTGAAGGGTGGATTGATTGGCACAGAGAAGAACAATTGGCTTTATATTTGGCCCAACTAGAGCAGATAACCGAAGATATCAAACAAGATAAGTTAAACAAAGCTGTTATTGCCAATCATCTAAATCAGGCTAATGAACACGTAATGACGTTACGCTCAAAAATAGCGCCTGAGTTAGCAGAACTCGCTTCCCGCTTAAGTGACGACCAAGTTATTTATTTGTTTGCTGCCATCCAAAAAGAAAATGACGAAGAGCAAGAAGAGCTTGATGAGTACGACTCAATGTCTGAAAGTGAAAGGCTTGAAAAGTTAATTGAGAATTTCGAAGAAGGTTTTGAAGACAGTGTAGGTGACTTAACTGACGAGCAAAAAACGAAGATAGCGAACGCTGCACCTCACTTCGCCCGTACCCGTGGAAACTGGCTTGAATACCGAATAGCCATGCAGAATGAAGCGCGCCGATTGTTTGCAAGCAGACAAAACACAGAAGCGTTTCAACAAAAGCTAACCCACCTACTTACTCACCCTGATGACTACCGCACCGAAGAGTACCTAGCACGCAGACAAGCTAATCGAGAAGCATATTTATCGCTGGCCGATAAGTTGGTAAAAACAATGACCGCAAAACAGAAGTCACATCTGCTGAAAAAGCTCAACAATATTATTGACGATATTAAAGACCTTCAAGACGATTAA
- a CDS encoding TetR/AcrR family transcriptional regulator: protein MTQKGLARGSSTRAANVNKRKHIILERAGDIIATQGVDALTMSKLALAADVTVPTIHNLFGKKADIFERLVIEMIERVEKALADLVLSDPITASEAFIDKLISLFRANEGLYKAAFVAGENTKIFDQKLPGGIFQTSLDICSQVCQKGREDGYLLGNINTEILAIQVFGCQRLARQDWVNSYIDLDRYRAQVLCGMYITFMADARQDYKEMLQRRVEHLSQTY, encoded by the coding sequence ATGACACAAAAAGGGTTAGCACGAGGCAGCAGCACTAGAGCTGCCAACGTCAATAAACGCAAACATATTATTCTAGAGCGCGCTGGAGATATTATTGCCACCCAAGGCGTAGATGCGCTTACCATGAGTAAGTTAGCCCTTGCTGCCGACGTGACCGTGCCCACCATTCATAATTTGTTTGGTAAAAAAGCGGATATTTTTGAAAGACTCGTTATTGAAATGATTGAGCGAGTAGAAAAGGCGCTTGCAGACCTCGTATTATCTGATCCTATCACCGCAAGCGAAGCTTTTATCGACAAACTTATCTCGCTTTTTAGGGCAAATGAGGGGTTGTATAAAGCGGCCTTTGTAGCTGGGGAAAACACGAAAATATTTGATCAAAAACTACCCGGAGGTATTTTTCAGACATCCTTAGACATCTGCTCACAAGTGTGCCAAAAAGGCCGTGAAGATGGCTATTTGTTAGGTAATATCAACACCGAAATTCTGGCTATACAGGTGTTTGGCTGCCAACGCTTGGCCCGACAAGATTGGGTTAATAGCTATATTGATTTAGACAGATACAGAGCACAAGTGCTATGCGGTATGTACATCACCTTCATGGCCGATGCCCGGCAAGATTACAAAGAAATGCTTCAGCGACGCGTAGAGCATTTAAGTCAAACTTATTAG
- a CDS encoding MFS transporter: MGLSVLTREFNDSSSVNTFAYATIFLLLFINGWVQGMGWPACGRTIVHWYSGNERGQVVSVWNIAHNVGGGLIGPLFILGMAWFNDWHSAFYVPAAFAALIAGFVFLTLRDTPQSCGLPPIEEHRNDYPIDYEEKHEQELSAKEIFVTYVLNNKLLWFIAIANAFVYLIRYGVLDWAPTYLSEVKDFSFEHSSWAYLLYEWAGIPGTLLCGYISDKWFKSRRSPAAILYMVLVLVAVLVYWFNPAGNPSIDMAALMAIGFLIYGPVMLIGLYALELVPKKAAGTAAGLTGLFGYLGGAVIANIALGFTVDYFGWNGGFILLTGGCICAIVLIGFTVKHEIAHLKSKEASAAS; encoded by the coding sequence ATGGGGCTTTCAGTTTTAACCCGTGAATTCAACGACTCAAGTTCAGTCAATACATTCGCATACGCCACTATTTTTCTGCTGCTTTTTATTAACGGCTGGGTGCAAGGTATGGGGTGGCCCGCCTGTGGCCGTACTATCGTACATTGGTACTCGGGGAATGAACGAGGACAAGTTGTTTCGGTTTGGAATATTGCTCATAACGTTGGCGGCGGACTCATTGGCCCTTTATTTATCTTGGGAATGGCGTGGTTTAATGATTGGCATAGCGCTTTTTATGTACCCGCAGCTTTCGCTGCATTAATCGCCGGTTTTGTATTTTTAACCTTACGAGATACACCGCAAAGTTGTGGTTTGCCGCCTATTGAGGAACATCGTAATGACTATCCCATCGATTATGAAGAAAAGCATGAGCAAGAACTCAGTGCTAAAGAAATATTTGTTACCTACGTATTGAACAACAAACTCCTGTGGTTTATCGCTATTGCCAATGCGTTTGTGTATCTCATTCGATATGGCGTTTTAGATTGGGCGCCGACGTACTTGTCAGAGGTAAAAGACTTCTCCTTCGAGCATAGTTCTTGGGCGTACTTGTTGTATGAGTGGGCGGGCATTCCAGGTACGCTGTTATGCGGTTACATTAGCGACAAATGGTTTAAAAGCCGTCGTTCACCAGCTGCTATTTTGTACATGGTGCTCGTATTAGTCGCCGTTCTTGTATATTGGTTTAACCCTGCTGGAAACCCTTCCATAGATATGGCTGCGCTAATGGCTATCGGCTTTTTAATCTATGGACCTGTTATGTTGATAGGTTTATACGCGCTAGAATTGGTGCCAAAGAAAGCCGCTGGCACGGCAGCCGGGTTAACAGGACTGTTTGGGTATCTTGGTGGTGCCGTTATCGCCAATATTGCTTTAGGTTTTACCGTCGATTACTTCGGTTGGAATGGCGGGTTCATACTTCTCACAGGTGGGTGTATTTGTGCCATTGTGCTAATCGGATTTACGGTTAAACATGAAATTGCGCATTTAAAAAGTAAAGAGGCGTCTGCAGCTAGCTAA